A window from Ignavibacteriota bacterium encodes these proteins:
- a CDS encoding purine-nucleoside phosphorylase yields the protein MIDLEFKYKKLIQYLKSEIPFDPDISIILGSGLGDFADKIKIEKTIATNEIPDYPISTVEGHKGYLHFAKIYDKNVMIFQGRIHFYEGYEIDKCIIPSFISSQLNVKKLLATNAAGGINSNFSPGDLMLVTGFISQNILKEISNVLTIPTTEQKYFIHNLPSKKFNEIIRNASLEEKVLIKEGTYWFNKGPTYETPAEIIMQKKFGADAVGMSTVHEAIFAAYHGIEVSAISLITNYAAGLSPQKLSHKEVMETADLAKEKFERLVKRIIKFI from the coding sequence ATGATTGACTTAGAATTTAAATACAAAAAATTAATTCAGTATCTAAAATCTGAAATTCCTTTCGATCCAGATATTTCAATAATTCTTGGCAGCGGACTTGGTGATTTTGCAGATAAAATCAAAATTGAAAAAACGATTGCCACAAATGAAATTCCAGATTACCCAATTTCTACAGTTGAAGGACATAAAGGATATTTACATTTTGCCAAAATTTATGATAAAAATGTTATGATTTTTCAAGGTAGAATTCACTTTTATGAAGGTTACGAAATTGATAAATGTATAATTCCCTCTTTTATTTCATCACAATTAAATGTTAAAAAATTATTAGCAACAAATGCTGCTGGAGGAATAAATTCAAATTTTTCGCCGGGTGATTTAATGCTTGTAACCGGATTTATTTCACAAAATATTTTAAAAGAAATTTCAAATGTTTTAACAATTCCAACAACTGAACAAAAATATTTTATACATAATCTTCCTTCAAAAAAGTTTAATGAAATAATTAGAAATGCTTCACTTGAAGAAAAAGTTTTAATTAAAGAAGGAACGTATTGGTTTAACAAAGGACCAACATATGAAACTCCCGCGGAAATAATTATGCAAAAGAAATTTGGAGCTGATGCAGTTGGAATGTCAACTGTTCACGAAGCAATTTTTGCTGCTTACCACGGAATTGAAGTTTCTGCAATTTCATTAATTACAAATTATGCTGCCGGACTTTCACCTCAAAAACTTTCACACAAAGAAGTTATGGAAACTGCAGATTTAGCTAAAGAAAAATTTGAAAGATTAGTTAAAAGAATTATTAAATTCATATAA